In Candidatus Epulonipiscium viviparus, one DNA window encodes the following:
- the mutS gene encoding DNA mismatch repair protein MutS encodes MTPMLKQYFEIKKKYSDCLLFFRLGDFYEMFFDDAVFASQELELTLTKRNGEDSPPMCGVPHHSVDSYILKLTNKGYKVAICEQIENSNESKGIVMRDVVRVITPGTSLESTNDNYIACVVKLKNSYALSFCNVTACEWKAIQIEKNSKQVIDEISKHMPVECLINTEVMGSDIEKFLIQECNALVQSLPEITNLKEELNNHFENSVLQRIDTDVLVLCVGSLLHYLTSIAKNSLIHLTDLQLYTIAENMYLGTEVIKNLELIETLHDKSKKGSLLSILDKAVTPMGKREIKNWILTPLLDKSQILLRQDAVAELVQNIFLASDLREYLKSIYDLEKIVAKIGYKTCNAKDLIVLKDSILYLAAIQDLIATTTSTELSTISRNLDILEDIYTLINSAINEDAPLSIKDGGIIKKTYSSEVFKLKDIKDKGASWLVEIEARERESTGIKNLKIKYNKVFGYFLEVTNSNKNLVPEHYTRKQTLVNCERYITEELKDIEEQILNADSLICQLEYDIFMEVVQKIETNIKRILETSKNIAKLDAYISLSAVAISNNYVRPTITTNGEINIAAGRHPVAETIIGTQSFISNDTCLGQEDTQIALITGPNMGGKSTYMKQVGLIVILAQIGSFVPATSAEISVVDKIFTRVGASDDLISGKSTFMVEMSEVSNILINATSNSLLILDEIGRGTSTLDGLSIAQAVIEYIAINKVGAKTLFSTHYHELPQLVNQYANIKNYCVTVQQNKNSLIFLHKIAEGVAGKSFGLEVAKLAGLPVDVLHRAGQILSKLDAEKLNTTNSEVLPAFSQSYDIESHDYDDLVNTINDINIMDLTPAKAIETIQQLKNLVNS; translated from the coding sequence ATGACCCCGATGTTAAAACAATACTTTGAAATCAAAAAAAAATACAGCGACTGCTTATTATTTTTTAGATTAGGTGATTTTTATGAAATGTTTTTCGATGATGCAGTTTTTGCTAGCCAAGAACTCGAACTTACGTTAACCAAGCGGAATGGCGAAGACTCTCCCCCAATGTGTGGGGTGCCTCATCATAGCGTTGATTCGTATATTCTTAAATTAACAAACAAAGGATACAAGGTTGCCATATGCGAACAGATAGAAAATTCTAACGAATCCAAAGGCATCGTTATGCGAGATGTGGTGCGAGTGATTACTCCTGGAACTAGCTTGGAAAGCACCAATGATAACTATATCGCTTGCGTCGTAAAATTAAAAAATTCTTATGCGCTTAGCTTTTGCAATGTTACAGCATGCGAGTGGAAAGCCATACAAATAGAAAAAAATTCCAAGCAAGTCATTGATGAAATTTCCAAGCATATGCCTGTGGAATGTCTTATCAATACTGAAGTTATGGGTTCTGATATCGAAAAATTTTTGATACAAGAATGCAATGCATTGGTTCAATCTTTGCCTGAAATAACTAATTTAAAAGAAGAGCTCAATAATCATTTTGAAAATTCTGTATTGCAGCGAATAGATACTGATGTACTAGTTTTATGTGTGGGATCGCTTTTGCATTATTTAACTAGTATTGCCAAAAATTCATTAATTCACTTAACAGATTTACAACTTTATACTATCGCCGAAAATATGTATCTCGGAACCGAAGTAATCAAAAATCTCGAGCTTATAGAAACATTGCATGATAAAAGTAAAAAAGGTTCGCTATTAAGCATTTTAGATAAAGCCGTTACTCCTATGGGCAAGCGCGAAATTAAAAATTGGATTTTAACACCATTATTGGATAAATCTCAAATCCTACTTCGCCAAGATGCGGTTGCTGAGTTAGTTCAAAATATTTTTTTGGCAAGTGATTTACGAGAATATTTAAAGTCAATTTATGATCTAGAAAAGATTGTTGCTAAAATAGGATACAAAACTTGTAATGCAAAAGACTTGATCGTGCTTAAAGACTCTATTTTATATTTAGCTGCGATCCAAGATCTAATTGCTACTACTACTAGTACTGAGCTATCTACAATAAGCCGCAATTTAGATATTTTGGAAGATATTTACACTTTGATCAACAGTGCTATCAATGAAGATGCGCCTCTTTCGATTAAAGATGGTGGAATTATTAAAAAAACTTATAGCTCCGAGGTATTTAAACTGAAGGATATCAAAGACAAAGGCGCGTCTTGGCTAGTAGAGATAGAAGCTCGTGAACGCGAAAGTACCGGAATTAAAAACCTGAAAATTAAGTATAATAAAGTTTTTGGATATTTTTTAGAGGTCACCAACTCCAATAAAAATTTAGTTCCCGAACATTATACAAGAAAACAGACGTTGGTAAATTGCGAACGTTATATTACAGAAGAATTAAAAGACATAGAAGAGCAAATTTTAAATGCAGATTCTTTGATCTGCCAACTTGAATATGATATTTTTATGGAAGTAGTACAAAAAATTGAAACAAATATAAAACGTATATTAGAGACTTCTAAGAATATTGCTAAGCTCGATGCATATATATCGTTAAGCGCTGTTGCTATTTCCAACAACTATGTACGCCCCACTATTACAACCAATGGCGAAATTAATATTGCTGCAGGAAGACATCCAGTTGCGGAGACCATTATTGGAACACAATCGTTTATTTCCAATGACACTTGCTTAGGGCAAGAAGATACTCAAATCGCTTTGATTACAGGCCCTAATATGGGTGGAAAATCTACCTACATGAAGCAAGTTGGTTTAATCGTGATTTTGGCGCAAATCGGATCTTTCGTCCCTGCAACATCGGCAGAAATATCTGTTGTAGATAAAATATTTACTCGTGTAGGTGCTTCCGATGATCTTATTTCTGGCAAAAGTACGTTTATGGTCGAGATGAGCGAAGTTTCTAACATCTTGATCAATGCCACTTCAAACAGCTTATTAATCCTTGATGAGATTGGCAGAGGAACTAGCACTCTTGATGGCTTGAGCATTGCACAAGCAGTTATAGAATATATTGCCATTAATAAGGTGGGGGCAAAAACTCTGTTTTCTACTCATTATCATGAATTGCCGCAGTTGGTCAATCAATATGCAAACATAAAAAACTATTGCGTAACTGTACAACAAAACAAAAATTCATTAATATTTTTACACAAAATTGCAGAAGGTGTTGCTGGAAAAAGCTTTGGACTAGAAGTTGCTAAGCTAGCCGGATTACCGGTTGATGTATTACACCGAGCTGGTCAAATTTTATCAAAATTAGATGCAGAAAAACTTAATACTACTAACTCTGAAGTTTTACCCGCATTTTCACAATCATATGATATCGAATCTCATGATTATGACGATCTAGTAAACACTATTAATGACATCAATATAATGGATTTAACTCCTGCAAAGGCAATCGAAACTATTCAGCAACTCAAAAATTTAGTAAATAGCTAA